Sequence from the Clostridium saccharobutylicum DSM 13864 genome:
TAATAATAGCTATATGTGGTTGCATGATGCAACAAAAGGGAATGGCTGATGAAATACTTAATAGGTTCCCATATGTTGACATAATATTTGGAACACACAATTCTTATAAATTTCCAGAATATTTAAATAGAGTTAAAACTGAGGGTGTTCAAATTAAGGAAATAATGGATAAAGAAACAGAAATAGTTGAAGGGGTTCCAATTGATAGAAAAAGTGATATTAAGGCTTTTGTAACTATTATGTATGGATGCAATAATTTTTGTACATATTGTGTAGTGCCTTATGTTAGAGGAAGAGAAAGAAGTAGAAAACCACAAGATATAGAAAATGAGATTAAAGATTTAGTGGCAAAGGGATATAAAGAAGTAACTCTTTTAGGCCAAAATGTTAATTCATATGGTAATGGATTAGAAGAAGAAATAACTTTTGCAGATCTTTTAAGAAGATTAAATGAAATAGAAGGTATTGAAAGAATTAGATTTATGACATCTCATCCTAAGGATTTAACATTAGATGTTATCCGTGCTATAAGAGACTGTGAAAAATTATGTGAGCAAATTCATTTGCCAGTACAAAGTGGAAGTGATAGAATTTTAAAAGAGATGAATAGACACTATACTAGAGATTATTATTTAGATTTAGCTAAAAAAATAAGAGAAGAGATTCCAGATGTAACTTTCTCAACAGATTTAATTGTTGGTTTCCCTGGAGAAACTGAGGAGGATTTTGAAGGTACTCTTGATTTAGTTAGACAAGTTAGATATGATGCTGCATTTACTTTTATATACTCTAGAAGAAATCATACCCCAGCAGATAAAATGGAAAATCAAATCCCTGATGATATTAAACATAATAGATTTAATAGATTAGTAGAAGCAGTGAATGAGGGTATTATTTCAGGTAACAAAGTTATGGAAGGTAAAATAGTAGAAGTACTAGTAGAAGGATACAGCAAAAATGATGAAGCTAAATTAACTGGTAGAACAAGAAATGCAAAACTTGTAAATTTTGAAGGTTGCAAAGAATTAATAGGTAAATTAGTAAATGTGAAAATAATTAAGGCAAATTCATTCTCTTTAATTGGCGAAGTTGTTGAATAAATATAGGAAATATATAAATCTAAGGTAATTAGAATGATTCTAATTACCTTAGATTTTTTCTTTATTTAAAAATATTTAATTTTTCTTAACAAAACAAATTATTTTAAGGCCGCATTAGCGTTGTAATCTGAGCTAGTATTAACGTAGATAGCGTTAGTCTTATCCATGAATAGATATGGTGCACCAGTATATTCAATTAAGCTAAATTGCTTATATTAAGAGGTGCTGGAACGTTTGTAGTTGTTGTAAATGTTATAATTAATTCAGAATTTGAATTTCCTTTTTTAACGTTAATAGTAAATGATGTGTCTAAAGCTGCATTAGTAAATATTCCACCTGCTGCTTTAGTAACTTTAGTTAAAATAATAGTACCCAAGCTAGTAATACCGGTTCCTAAGCTTATAGATGCAATTGCTAAATTTGAGGCATTATCAGTAAAGTTTTAATTAGTAAAGTCTATACCAGTTTTAGAATTTGCAACTGAAAGTAATGGGTTAGTAGTAAAATCTAAATCTTTATTAAATACAGCTGTTAATGATGCCCCATTTAAATCGTCAGATGCTAAGAATGTCATATTAGCAATTTCGACTGATAGATTATCGACAAAAAGGTAATTAAATGATTTAATTGTATTTCCGTTTATATCTTTAGTTGAAAGGAATGAACTATCTGCACTAGTTCTTATAGCAATAGAATTTATTAATTCATCAGTGGCTATATAAGGAATTGTGCCTTTCAGAATTATAGTATTTGCATTAACGGTGCTAATTGTAGCGCTGTCTATAGGGATATTAATAGCATTGTTAAATGCTATTAGGAAATCACTTGCACTTGTATTCTTGATTGCATTTGAGAATTTAAATGCAATTGTAACTGGATATCCATTTGCTATTGATCCAGCTACTGGTGTACGGCTAATATCAGTTAAACTTATACCAACTAATGTTGAAGGAACGCTATTTATGATTTCTTTATTGTAAGGTAATCCAGTTAATCCTTTTCCAAAAATATCAATTATTGTATTACTTTCGCTAGCGCCAATATATGCGTATTTATAAGCGGAAGTAAAAGTTTTTGGATCAAAAGTGAAAGTGATTTTTGTACCATCTTGTGATAAAGAAACGTCTTTAATTGATAGTGGAGTTGGGGTGGTTATAATCTTGTCACTTACTCCGATTACAAAATCCGAAGCATCTATTTTGTTGAATTCGTTATGATAAAATTGACCATTAACTATAGAACCATCTGTATAAGTGTATACAAGTTCAGAATCAGAAATAATTTCAGCTGTACCTTTACTTAAATCGATTAAAGGAACTGTTGCAGTTATTGTCTTAAGGCTGCAAAGTGGATATATATTACCGGATGTGTTGCAAACATAATTAATAGTATCAAGACCAGTATATCCAATATAAATACTGTAATTTGGGTTAGGAGTTCCATCATGGGCGGCTGTATCAAATGTTGGATACGTACCAACTGGTAATATAAATCTAATCCAGTTATTATTTTTTAATGGTGTGGCTACAGTTCCGATTGGTAATGGTGCATTAGTTGCAGAAACGGTTGATTCATAGAATTTATAATTATCAATTTTATCTGCAGCACAAGTACTATTTGCAGTACCACCGATTATATTCATTGGTGTTTTGTATTTAATAATAAGAGCATTAGAGCTATCT
This genomic interval carries:
- the miaB gene encoding tRNA (N6-isopentenyl adenosine(37)-C2)-methylthiotransferase MiaB gives rise to the protein MNFDIETLDKVESKKLFYVETWGCQMNEEDSEKLSGMLKRQGYENTDVREEASIIIFNTCCVRENAENKVYGNLGRLKKQKEKNPDLIIAICGCMMQQKGMADEILNRFPYVDIIFGTHNSYKFPEYLNRVKTEGVQIKEIMDKETEIVEGVPIDRKSDIKAFVTIMYGCNNFCTYCVVPYVRGRERSRKPQDIENEIKDLVAKGYKEVTLLGQNVNSYGNGLEEEITFADLLRRLNEIEGIERIRFMTSHPKDLTLDVIRAIRDCEKLCEQIHLPVQSGSDRILKEMNRHYTRDYYLDLAKKIREEIPDVTFSTDLIVGFPGETEEDFEGTLDLVRQVRYDAAFTFIYSRRNHTPADKMENQIPDDIKHNRFNRLVEAVNEGIISGNKVMEGKIVEVLVEGYSKNDEAKLTGRTRNAKLVNFEGCKELIGKLVNVKIIKANSFSLIGEVVE